A region of the Oncorhynchus gorbuscha isolate QuinsamMale2020 ecotype Even-year linkage group LG02, OgorEven_v1.0, whole genome shotgun sequence genome:
AAGCCAGGTATGACATCAGATTAGAAAATGTGTTCTGTGATTAGTTGTTCTTTGTTTAGTTTTATTTTGTATACATGGTACCTtgtgttccggagttctaaattgagcagctgctgaaaaatgagctcctgtatatattgagatttaaatggtttattagagtgaagtacatcgaaaaaatcaagagaaaactgcaagactcaatagaagacaaaacaaggaacaaaccaaaaaagacaggcttttgaaaaatttaCTATTTTTCAttaaattgtacagttatcttagctagctgaattgctagcagaattgtttacttgttgctaagcagttgctagggactctcctggaagaagctagctagcttacaaagaataacaacaaaaaaatatctagttaacagaagaaaggaagacaaaataaggacaaaagaaggacagaagaaaaaggaaaagaaagaggacaacaaagtgaaacagtcagcacttctattgcaacttcgtatttcgtcgtcctaacgtagtctacactgctatctgcccagcagctagccagctagcaaacgtccaccgtctaccgaatagcagcactgtagaaactattacactcaactgaacgacttgattagtgtagtgttagctagctacatagttgtctttgctgtcttcgtatccaagataattgtgtagtttagagcgtgtagtcttagagtgattatcttaatttaccgaggttagctagccagctatttgtcgtccttaacgtaggagacactgctagctagccaacagctagacaacgtctactgaatagaacttccgcacacaacaacccggtcgcattccgcttcgctccacaggtagtatcatatttttcatttcatttctttacagcacaacggtttgatttgtttgatcgtagctagctacatagctagctacatagccgtctgtgtatcaaagataattgtgtagtctagagcgattttctaggttagctagccagctattgtcgttcttttaacgtaacgtaacgtaatcaacactgctagctagccagctagcccccgaatagcagcactgtagaaactattacactcaacggaacgacttgattagtgtagtgtcaacaacgcagccactgccagctagcctacaaagtcaacaacgtagccactgccagctagcctacttcagcagtactgtatcattttaataattttagtcaataagattcttgctacgtaagtttaactttctgaacattcgagacgtgtagtccacttgtcattccaattgtcactccttgtcactccttgcattagcgtagcctcttctgtagcctgtcaactatgtgtctgtctatccctgttctctcctctctgcacagaccatacaaacgctccacaccacgtggccgctgccaccctaatctggtggtcccagcgcgcacgacccatgtggagttccaggtctccggtagcctctggaactgccgatctgcggccaacaaggcagagttcatctcagcctatgcctccctccagtccctcgacttcttggcactgacagaaacatggatcaccacagataacactgctactcctactgctctctcttcgtccgcccacgtgttctcgcacaccccgagagcttctggtcagcggggtggtggcatcgggatccttatctctcccaagtggtcattctctctttctccccttacccatctgtctatcgcctcctttgaatttcatgctgtcacagttaccagccctttcaagcttaacatccttatcatttatcgccctccaggttccctcggagagttcatcaatgaacttgatgccttgataagctcctttcctgaggacggctcacctctcacagttctgggcgactttaacctccccacgtctacctttgattcattcctctctgcctccttctttccactcctctcctcttttgacctcaccctctcaccttcccccccctactcacaaggcaggcaatacgctctacctcatctttactagatgctgttcttccactaacctcattgcaactcccctccaagtctccgaccactaccttgtatccttttccctctcgctctcatccaatacttcccacactgcccctactcggatggtatcgcgccgtcccaaccttcgctctctctcccccgctactctcctcttccatcctatcatctcttccctctgctcaaaccttctccaacctatctcctgattctgcctcctcaaccctcctctcctccctttctgcatcctttgactctctatgtcccctatcttccaggccggctcgatcctcccctcccgctccgtggcttgacgactcattgcgagctcacagaacagggctccgggcagccgagcggaaatggaggaaaactcgcctccctgcggacctggcatcctttcactccctcctctctacattttcctcctctgtctctgctgctaaagccactttctaccactctaaattccaagcatctgcctctaaccctaggaagctctttgccaccttctcctccctcctgaatcctcctccccctccccccctactccctctctgcagatgacttcgtcaaccattttgaaaagaaggtcgacgacatccgatcctcgtttgctaagtcaaacgacaccgctggttctgctcacactgccttaccctgtgctctgacctctttctcccctctctctccagatgaaatctcgcgtcttgtgacggccggccgcccaacaacctgcccgctcgaccctatcccctcctctcttctccagaccatttccggagaccttctcccttacctcacctcgctcatcaatttatccctgaccgctggctacatcccttccgtcttcaagagagcgagagttgcaccccttctgaaaaaacctacactcgatccctccgatgttaacaactacagaccagtatcccttctttcttttctctccaaaactcttgaatgtgccgtccttggtcagctctcccgctatctctctcagaatgaccttcttgatccaaatcagtcaggtttcaagactagtcattcaactgagactgctcttctctgtatcacggaggcgctccgcaccgctaaagctaactctctctcctctgctctcatccttctagacctatcggctgccttcgatactgtgaaccatcagatcctcctctccaccctctccgagttgggcatctccggcgcggcccacgcttggattgcgtcctacctgacaggtcgctcctaccaggtggcgtggcgagaatctgtctcctcaccacgcgctctcaccactggtgtcccccagggctctgttctaggccctctcctattctcgctatacaccaagtcacttggctctgtcataacctcacatggtctctcctatcattgctatgcagacgacacacaattaatcttctcctttcccccttctgatgaccaggtggtgaatcgcatctctgcatgtctggcagacatatcagtgtggatgacggatcaccacctcaagctgaacttcggcaagacggagctgctcttcctcccggggaaggactgcccgttccatgatctcgccatcacggttgacaactccattgtgtcctcctcccagagcgctaagaaccttggcgtgatcctggacaacaccctgtcgttctcaactaacatcaaggcggtggcccgttcctgtaggttcatgctctacaacatccgcagagtacgaccctgcctcacacaggaagcgccgcaggtcctaatccaggcacttgtcatctcccgtctggattactgcaactcgctgttggctgggctccctgcctgtgccattaaacccctacaactcatccagaacgccgcagcccgtctagtgttcaaccttcccaagttctctcacgtcaccccgctcctccgctctctccactggcttccagttgaagctcgcatccgctacaagaccatggtgcttgcctacggagctgtgaggggaacggcacctcagtacctccaggctctgatcaggccctacacccaaataagggcactgcgttcatccacctctggcctgctcgcctccctaccactgaggaagtacagttcccgctcagcccagtcaaaactgttcgctgctctggctccccaatggtggaacaaactccctcacgacgccaggacagcggagtcaatcaccaccttccggagacacctgaaaccccacctctttaaggaatacttaggataggataaagtaatccttctcaccccccttaaaatatttagatgcactattgtaaagtggctgttccactggatgtcataaggtgaatgcaccaatttgtaagtcgctctggataagagcgtctgctaaatgacttaaatgtaaatgtagctaaAATCTGAATTGCGTATCCCAAAGCACATAACAAAACAATAACACTAACACAGTAGGGTAGCTAGGGACTGGAAGAATGAATGACGAATTGAAGCAGTTGCGATGGCATTAAGAGTGGAGGAACTTCAGGCATGGATGGTCACGGAGGAGGGAGCCGGTCAGAGTCAGTGACACAGTCAGGTCCACAGCCTTAGCAGCTCACCTCACTATCCTGTCTCCAATGTCCTTGCTCCGGGCTTAGTAGCTTGATGGTTAGATAACTAGCTATCTACTCCTCTCTAATAACTCTGTGTATCACCCACTTGAGTGATGCTAACATTACTGCTGCCACAGGGTGCTGAAAGCTCCACCACACATTAAAATCCAGTGCAGGCAAAAAGTccaagcaaaattcttgcttgagaaattactctttgctaagaagctacgTGTATCTTTTTAACCATTTTataacaatcacagtaaggtacttaatttaAACCAGAAATCATTTGATAAGAGAAACAAAACAGCTGCAATTGAACTTTAAAGGTAAAGAGAGTATATTCACTAGTACAAGCCATCTTCGTATACAGTTCTCTACTTTTCATGAAGTCAGCATTTGGGCATTCAAGTCCAATGAGTTCTGTCCTCTACATGTGCATACTTATGGTTCTAAACATGCATTTTAGGGCAGGATCCCCCCACTTTGTTTTAGGGAACATCTGTACTGTGATACATCCAGATTTTAACCATATATTTTATGTAGTAACCTTGCTAAACCAGGCATGTGTTGACATGGAAAGGCAAAAATAGTCATACCATCCTAGTCAAAGTGTTGATTGAACTGGGTACAGTAAAGggtacagtaactaacacatttgCACTGCCTGAAAGTTGGCAAATACACTGAAGATGGGGTTTGCAAAGTTACCTaattctaaaatgttttagatATTAATATATGCTTGGTTTAGCGTGGCTATCAGTGTAGTACTCTAGCATGTTGCGAGTTTAATTTTTTGGTCTTTAAGCTATGAACACTGCCACAGAATGTTCTGTGGAAGGAAAGGGATTAAAATATTTCAGTCACATTCTTGTGAAAACAATGAACTCCTCGCCCATTTGTCATTTCTGATGGTTTATTGATAATGATGAACATGGTTCTTTTAATCTGGTTTCTTTACTCAAAAGCTAATTACTGAAGTGTTTATCTATAGCATGAATATAAAACTACATTGTTGCCAGACACTTGTGTAAACCTTGCACTGCAATGCGGATAGCCTGGTCGCATCGTCTCGGACAGAACATTGGGTACATAGAACAAGCTTCATTAACCTTGCGAGTTTGACAGTATTGGGTGCAAATCAACTCATTTACTTATCAACATCAGCACTCCTACAAGCTTCACATTCCTACGAATAGAATGAAATTCACATGAACACATCAACGCAACAGCTTGTCACAAGTTAGTACTCAGATTTATTAAAACAGCAATAGAGATGTGATACACATGTAAATTTACAAATCACTGTCTTCGGGTCAGCTGGATTGGTCATGCTTTTGATTTCACAACTGTCTCCAGCGCTTTAGCCACTTGGTCTGCGTTCATATTGTCAAGGGCCACACTGCTCTCTTTACCAAAATCTGCAAAACAAGTACATTTGAAAGAACCAAATGAATACATAGCCATAAACATTGCAGTTGAATTGGCATACAGTGAAACATGTTAATCACCTAGCTACTGAAACAATGCTCTCACCATATCTTGCCCAAAGCTTAGGCTGAACACCTGAACACTCCCTGATGAGGATGGGGAATGTGGGGTTTGCCTTCTTCAGTTCCACATAGTGCTGCTCCACAAAATCCCTGAAGAACATGGAATAAACAGTGAAATAGTTATTTCACCATttcataatactagttactactccaTAGTAGTGAAATAGCAAGCTATTAAACAAGGGAGACAATCGTCTCACTGGTAACGGGAAAGGGCAATGCAGCTGACTGATAAAGCGGCCTCATTTAGATGTATACTGTTGAATTAATATCACGATAAATCATATAAAGGGTGTTGTAGAGCTGTATGTAGCTAGATAGGGGAGTCGTCTGCAAATTATTTCAGTTGAGCTGGTTGCAATTGTTTGCTAACCTTCTATGCTCACATGTAACGTTAACACCTGTCTGGCAGTGCAGTAGCTTGTGCTAGTTATGAGTAACGCGGTGACCGCTAGCGAAGTACCTAACATAGCTACGGTGATAATTCTAATATTGGATAACACATTTCGATTCCGTGAACATATAACTGCCGTCAC
Encoded here:
- the LOC123993466 gene encoding NADH dehydrogenase [ubiquinone] 1 alpha subcomplex subunit 2-like, which translates into the protein MGVFKNIHPKQKKTIMAAAVVRGIGSNLAKNLREIRLHLCQTSPASQGARDFVEQHYVELKKANPTFPILIRECSGVQPKLWARYDFGKESSVALDNMNADQVAKALETVVKSKA